The window GTTCTTGGCGCAGTTCCAGCACATCTTGACGCCATTGCCCAACACTCGGTAATTGCTCTTCTTGTGGGGTGCCACATAATTGACGACATAACCATAGCCCAACCACCACGCCGATCACGCCAGGGACGATTAACGCCATCTGCCAACTGTATTGCGTTGCTAACAGCGCAGTGAGTAAAGGCAGAAGCATACCGCCAAGGTTAATGGATATGTTCCACAACCCCCACCAAAACCCACGTTCATTGCGCGAATACCAGTGGGTGAGAATTCGTGCACAAGGTGGCCATCCCCACCCTTGGAAAAAACCGTTTAACGTCCAGACCAATAAAAGGGCAGGGAACGATAAACAGTAGGCAAAAATGATATTCAGTAACCCCGTCATCACAAGGCCAGCCCCCATAAACCAGCGGTAGCCTGTGATATCGTGGAAAATGCCTGATAAAAATTTCGAAATGCCATAAGTTAGGTAAAACGCGGTGGCAATCCAACCAATATCACTTTTATCAAGTAGTAACTCACTTTGCATGACGGGCATCACGAAATTGAAGCTCTTTCGCGTTAGGTAAAAAGTGGCATAGCCCACAATCATAAATAACATCAGTCGGCGGCGCCAAAAACGATAAGTGCTATCCAGATCCAACGTATTATTACCTGTCATGATGGTGTTTCTCGTGTTTGGCAAAATGTACTCAAATTTTTAACAAAAGGGATGAGAGAAGGTATTAGAGGGCTAGGAATAATTCCTAGTTTTGCGATGTTTTATCTCAAAATGTGGGCAAGTTAACAATTATTTGCGTCCCATTTTGTGCCGTGAGCGTCCAGTCTCCGCCAAGGGCTCTAACGCGCTCCTCAATACCCCGCAAACCAAAGCCACTGGTGCGTTTGCTAAAAGGAATACCCACGCCGTTATCATCGACAATAAGCTGGATCGAGTCACCCTTTTGTTCAAGTGAAATGTGGATCTGTGTGGCTTTTGCATGCTTACTGATATTGTTAAGTAATTCCTGCACAAGGCGATATAAAGTAAACAAAACAGTTTCGTTGACCGGTGTTTCTTGCAGAGCGTAACGAAAGTGGCATTGAATATTATTTTCAGCAAACGAAAATTCTGTGATCAAATGGGTGAGTGCATTTTCAAGGGACATTTCATCCAAAACGGGCGGGCGTAATTGGCGTAACAGTTGGCGTGTCGATTGGTGAATTTGCTGAGCTAGCTCATTAATTTGGCTTGCTGCGTGATGGCTTAATGGATCCGCTGCGGTTTTCTTCACTAACATGGATTGGATTTGTATCGCCGTAATATTTTGCCCGATCTCATCGTGCAATTCGCGGGCAATGGCTTTTTTAATGTCTTCTTCTGTATGAACTAACTGACGCATCAGATCACGTCGTGCTTTTAGCTCTTGTTCTAAGCGTTGACGATAACGCTGTAAGTTACTCGCAAGTTGTTTTTGTCGGCTAATTGCGATCCCTAACCCAATACCAATCAAGGCTTGAGTACTGAGGAACATTTCCAGTTCTTCTAAATCTGCGAAGGCACCATGAAATTGCCGTGCAAAAGTAATGATTAAACTGCCTAATAACGCTGAAAGCACGCCACCTTGCCAGCCATAGCGGTAAGCCATAAATACATTCGGAATAAAAACCAATAAAACAATCAAACGTTCTATTTCAGGTGCAAAAAAGACTTGAGCGCTGAGTCCTACCACACAAAATAAAAAGCACCAAACAATCAATGAAGTGCGTAATTGCTTATCGGGAGTGCCATAATCGAGCAGCATTTGATAGTGCTGCTCATGTAGGTATTCATAGATAAGATAAACAAATGGAGAAAGTAATATTCCTCCAGTGAATGTCGTTAAAAAGAGTTGGCTAATGGAATAAGCGGATAACCAGCCAAACAATAGCGCATGTAGCACACTGTTAGCGGCCACGCCAGCCAGCAATAATAATAAACGTTGCCAATATAAGGTGTAACGCCACCAAATATCTTGAATAATAAAAGCCACGCCAAGGCTTAATAGAGGGGACAGCAACAACATCGGTTGGAAAAGCAGTTGCTCCCCGGATAACCAAACATTTAGCAGCCCTTCGCTAAGTAACAGGGTAGGCCAATAGCGTCGCCACAAAATGATCATTAAGGCCAAGCGTAGCCCTTGGGGTAAAAATAGCGTTGCTTGAAAACTATTTTCGCTTAGATAAAAGCCAATGATCCACAACCCAATCCATAATAAAGAATAGGTAAAGAGCAAAAAGAGGGATTGAAGTGTAAGACGCAGGCTTTTACTCATGCCATCATGACCTTGAAATGAGGTTATGCTCGAGGGCGTAATGCACAAGGTCGATGGTGTTTTCGCATTGCAATTTGCCTAGCACATTAGCGCGATGTACATGGACTGTTTTATGGCTAAGTTCGAGCTGTTCGGCAATAGCTTTAACGCTAAGGCCTGCCACTAATAGGTCAAAAACCTCCCGTTCCCTAGGTGTCAATTCTTGCAAGCCTGATTGCTGTTGCGGCGAATGGCGCAGGGCTCGCATTGCATCAGCACACAGGTAACAGCCTCCTTGGTAAACAGAGCGTACGGCTTGCACTAATTCTTCCGGTCCACAGCGTTTAGTTAAATAAGCGCTTGCCCCTGCGTCTAAAGCGCTTTGCACAAAAGCGGGGGTATCATAGATGCTGAGAATAATCGTTCTAAAGTCAGGTTTTTTCTGGCGTAGGCGAGATAAAAGCTGCAAGCCATTTTCATCTGGCATTGAGATATCCATGATAGCGACATCAATCTCTAAATTAAGGAGATTAGGCCAAGCTTCTTGGGCATTAGCGTATTGCCCAACAACGCTAATATCCGGCTCGAGGGTCAATAATTGTGCGAAACCAGAGCGCACAACAATATGGTCATCAACTAAGGCTATTTTTATCATATTGTTATATTCTGTGATGAGTAGGGGATTGAGCAATCTTATATCAAGATGAGAAAGGATAAGCTAGGGATAAGGTAGAGAATTCTGATGTATATCAGAAATGTATTTGGTGACAAGCATACTATTAATCGGTGGTAGCCGAAGGTAACTATTTTTGATTATGGCTTTAGCTCGGTTAAGTCGTGTTAGTGTCTTAAACATAAAACCACCCGTCATGCGGGTGGCTATAATGATTGCTTAAGTTACATAGGTAGTGCTTCAAGAATATAAATATGAGAGTGCGTGTTAATGATTTTGTTAAGTTTAAGATCTGCATTGTTTAAGAGAGTCTCAAACTCCTTGATAGTATGTTCGCCACCTTCAGGTGAGAGACTTAAACAAATCAAATCAATATCATTACCGATATTTGGTTTGTTATCATCAGCGACAATACAGTCAATAATCAACAATTTTGAAGTCGGTTTCATGGCGCGACGAATGGTTTTTAATATTTCAACCACGTTATCTTCTGGCCAGTCGTGAGTAATGTACTTAAGTAAATAAATATCTGCCTCAGGGCATTTTTCGAAGAATGACCCTGGGTAAGTGCTCCAGCGAGAATCATCACCTAGTTGAGGTAGTATTGTTTGTTGAAGAACATGAGGCTGATCAAACAGAATACCTTTAGTGGTTGGGTTATTTTTTAATACTTCAAAGAGCAATGAGCCTAAGCCTCCTGCGATATCCGCAATCACGATGTTTTCTGGAAAATCATATGCGTCAACAACGTATCTATTTTCAACTCGTGACATGGAAGACATACCCACATCAAAGTTATCCGATAAGTGAACATTTTTTTTCCAGTATTCAAAGAAGGAAGCGTTAAACATATCTTTAAATACGGGTTTGCCAAGAATGATCTGATCAAGATCATAGATAGGCATCCAAAAAGTCTTATCCGTCAGCATAAGTACCGCTTGGCGTAAGGAGTAAGGATGATCAGAAAGTAAAAACTCAGCTTCAGGCGTTAAGGCAAAACGTAAATCGTCTTGAATTTTAAATATCCCGTGCGTCGTTAATATTCTGAGTGTTTTATGGATAACCTTCGGTTTTCCGCCAATTATTTTTGCTAACTCACTTGATGTTTTAGGGCCATCTTTTAAATATTCGGCGATGTTTAATTTGACGGATGCTCTTAAAGCAGCTTGAAACATGTAGCCAGTGGCTTTTTCAATAACACGAATAGCGGCATCCATATTTTCTGTTTGATTTAAAATCGTTGAAGCAGCGTTCATATCACGTCCTATTTTTTTGGGGAATAAAAGTTTATTAAAATTAAAGTATTTGGCATATTTTCAAAATATGCAAATTAATAATTATTAGAGTAAATGCATTTCTATTAAATTGATATCAAACGATTTAATTGCTTTAGCTGTTAAAGTGTTTACATTGTTATTATTTCAATTAACAACAATATTTTTAATTAATCATATCTTGTGGTTTAGATTAAAAAGAGAGAAAAATGAGAGGTTTTGTTTAGGTGTATAAAATAAGCGACAGACAGCTATTTGAACTGTCGCCAATTGGAGACATTTATCTCATTGATTAATAAGGAAGAAAAAAATGAAGTGTTTGAGTGTCTTAAATTGGCGACAATATAGAAAAAGAGATAAACTTTTTCACTGTGTGCAAGCAGCGAATTGGTTAGCTGAAAAATAAATATCTTTAATATTCAATCAAATAAAAATCAACTTGAAAAGTTGGCACGCCTTGTGCATAATAATAGGCAGTTGCTCATTCAACTTCTTATGTAGGTCCAAAATTAGTTGGGTACATACCACATAAACTAAGAATGACGCCAAAGTAAGGTGCCTACCGTCCAACAGCACAGATATTCGCCTTCGGGCCTTATCAAACACAGGGCGACACGTGGAGTGAGGCACCACCTATATAATTATCTTTAATGTAAAGACATAATTATATAAAAGCAGTCTAGAAGTTGTTATCGCTGGCGGGGTAAAGCTCAATACTTTATCCCGCCTTCCTGTTTTTTAGGCCCTACTGCGAATCACCGTGCTGCTATTTAGGCTCAGTTGCAATCCGAATAGTTAGGGATATTGAATAAATAACCTTAAGCAATCAAGTTCTGCAATAATACTTAACTCCCAACCTTCTTAATCATCTGTTTCCCCGTAGAATATACCCCACTGAAAATACACGTTTTTATACAATAAACTGGCACGTTCATTGCAGCCATTTAGTTATACTTAGTCTGATTTTTATGCTATGGCATTCAGAACCCGAATTCACCTTTTCGTGGAGGAGCGAGTTCTGCTACCATTGAAATACGTTTAATGGGTATGAGATGAATGTATTGAGCAAATGGCGTTTTTTCCCGCGTTCCTTGCGTCAACTGGTTGTAATGGCATTTTGGCTTGTTTTGCTGCCTTTATTAGTTTTGGCATATCAAGCGTATCAAAGCTTAGAACAACTGAGTAACCAAGCCGCAAATATCAATAAAACTACCTTACTTGATGCAAGGCGCAGTGAGGTAATGAGTAGTCTCGCGTTGGAAATGGAACGAAGCTATCGGCAATATTGTGTATTGCAAGATGCCACATTACAAACGCAATACCAAAAGCAATTTGCTGACTATCAACAAATGTTTGAACGGCAAAAAACGATCTTGCCGCAAACCTCGGATACCTCAAAACTGATCGCAACACTGGCACAGCTTAAAACAGTGACTTGCGAAAATAATGAGCCTACCGCCCAAGTGACTCAAGCGTTAGAACAATTTTCGGCAGAAAATACTGCACTTGTGCAAGAAACGCGCGATGTGATTTTTAGTCGTGGGGAACAACTGCAAAAAGCAATCGCAAATAAAGGCCAACTATTTGGTTGGCAGAGTTTGATTTTGTTCTTACTGAGTGCATTACTGGTGACTTTATTTACGCGAATGATTATTGGTCCAGTCAAAGTCATTGAGCGAATGATTAATCGGCTCGGTACAGGGCGAACGCTTGCGAGTAATATTGAACGTTTTAAAGGGCCGAGAGAGCTGCGCACCATTGCCCAGCGTATTATCTGGTTAAGTGAACGCTTAGCTTGGCTAGAGTCTCAACGCCATGAGTTTCTACGCCATATTTCCCATGAGTTAAAAACACCGTTAGCCAGTATGCGAGAAGGTACCGAATTGCTAGCTGATGAAGTTGCAGGCCCCTTAACAGCCTCACAAAAAGAAGTTGTCGACATTCTTGATCACAGTAGTAAGCATCTTCAGCAACTTATTGAACAGCTACTCGATTATAATCGTAAATTAGTCGATGACCCTCCAGAAGCCCAGTTAGTCGACTTACAAAAACTGATTGAAGATATTGTCAATGCCCACAATTTACCTGCACGAGCCAAAAACATTAAAACAGACGTGCGTTTAAAAGTGGAAAGTTGTTTAGCGGAGCCAACCCTGCTTGGACGTGTAATTGATAATATCTACTCCAATGCGGTGCACTATGGCGGCGAATCAGGTAATATTTGGATCACGAGTCGTCAAACGGACAATAAACTACTGATTGAAGTCGCGAATACAGGTACGCCAATTCCCGAATCTGAACAAAGCATGATTTTTGAGCCCTTTTACCAAGGCTCTTTACAACGAAAAGGGGCAGTAAAAGGAAGTGGGTTGGGGCTGAGTATTGCACAAGATTGTATCAAACAAATGGGTGGAGAACTTTCATTAGTCCCATCAAAATCAGCAGATGTCTGTTTTAGAATTGAACTGCCGCTAACAGCAGAGAATGAATAATGGTCAATCGGTCTACAGATTTTTTATCGGTGCTTTACCATAAGGCACTGTCATATAAACTTAATCAAAGAGCCCCTTTCGTGATGAGACGAACAGGGCTGAGTTTTGGGGCGCTGTTCTTTACCTTTATTCTCAGTGGATGTGTAACAAAAAATGGTCAATCACCACTGGAAACATTGGCGCAAGCGGTTGTGCCTGAGGTGCGAGTGACGGATTATCGCTATGCATCATGTGATACGATTTGGGAAAATGATCAACCTACCGCTCGTGAGAATGCGCTATTTTGGTTGCGCATGATGGACTGCGCCGATCGTACTGAAACCACGCAAGCCCGTGAAAAAGCGAGCAAAATAGAGGTAATGAACTGGTCAGATGCATTTCAACAAAATATTTTGTTGAACTCAGCCGACCCGACGATTGCGGAACGTCGTAAAATGCTCGATAGCATTAATACCTATAGCCTAAGTTTTCCAACAGCTGTACGCCCATTGTTACAGTTGTGGCGTGAGCAACAAGTGCAAATTATTAACCTATCAGATGCAGGTGCGCGTTATAAACGTCTACAACAAGAAATGGACACTAAGCTAGATCGCTTAAAAGAGGAGAATGCTAAGCTGGCTTTTGAGCTGAATACAACATCGCGTAAACTAGAAAATTTAACAGACATTGAGCGCCAACTGTCCTCACGGAAAAAAAGCACCAATGAAACGGAAAAAGAAGTCGAAAGTGTTGTTGAAGGCGATAAAGCGACCTCGACTGAAGCGGTAAAACCCGCAGAGCCTCCTGTAGAACAACCTTCATCGGAGAACGCGAAATAATGACAAACCGTAAGTCAGCAAATTTACTGTTGGTTGATGACGATCCAAGTTTACTTAAGTTACTTGGGATGCGGTTAAGCAGCGAAGGGTTTAAAGTCACCACCGCTGAAAGTGGCCCTGAAGCACTCAAAATCTTACAAAAAGAAAAGTTGGATTTGGTGATAAGCGACTTGCGCATGGATGAAATGGATGGAATGGCGCTATTTGATGAAATTCAAAAAGCCCATCCCAATATGCCAGTCATTATTTTGACTGCCCATGGTTCAATCCCAGACGCTGTTGCAGCGACTCAACGAGGGGTGTTTAGCTTTTTAACCAAACCTGTGGATAAAGACGCATTATATAAAGCTATCGATGATGCGTTAGCGTTATCGTCTTCACCGATGAGTGATGAAGAGTGGAGCTCAGGGATAGTCACTCGTAGCCCCTTAATGATCCGCCTTCTCGAACAGGCTCATATGGTGGCGCAATCGGATGTCAGTGTGCTGATCAACGGGCAAAGTGGAACGGGTAAAGAGGTTTTAGCACAAGCGATCCATAAGGCTAGCCCACGAGCTCGCAAACCCTTTATTGCCATCAATTGTGGGGCGTTACCAGAACAACTGTTAGAGTCTGAATTATTTGGTCATGCGAAAGGGGCCTTTACAGGCGCTGTGAGTAATCGAGAAGGGCTGTTTTTTGCTGCAAGTGGCGGCACGCTGTTTCTTGATGAAATTGGTGATATGCCAATGCCTTTGCAGGTAAAATTATTGCGCGTGTTGCAAGAGCGTAAAGTGCGTCCGTTAGGGAGTAACCGAGATTTAGACATCGACGTGCGTATTTTATCTGCAACACACCGTAATTTACCGAAAGCGATGGAAAAAAACGAGTTTCGTGAAGATCTCTATTACCGTCTGAATGTGGTTAATTTACGCATTCCAGCACTGAACGAGCGTGCAGAAGATATTCCATTACTGGCAAATCATTTATTGCGAGAGTCTGCATCACGTCATAAGCCTTTTGTGCGCAGTTTTTCAAGTGATGCGATGAAATGCCTAATGACAGCCAGTTGGCCAGGTAACGTTCGCCAATTGGTTAACGTAATTGAACAATGTGTGGCATTAACCACATCTCCTGTGATTAGCGAAGCCCTTGTTAGTCAAGCGTTACAAGGTGAAAATACTGCACTGCCAACCTTTGTTGAAGCGCGTAATCAATTTGAATTGAACTATTTGCGTAAGTTATTGCAAATGACGAAAGGCAACGTGACTCAAGCTGCCCGAATGGCAGGGCGAAATCGTACAGAGTTTTATAAATTACTTGGCCGCCACGATTTGGAAGCTAATGACTTTAAAGAATAATTTATATTATTCACCTATATAATCCACGTGGAATAAGGTGATCCATATTCACGCTTCGGGAGAAGAAACACGTTATGAGCCGTAAGCTTAATATTTCACTCGCACAACTCAATTGGTTAGTCGGTGACATCGAAGGTAACTGTGATCGTATGTTGCAAGTGGTGAGTGAACAAGCCCCACACACCGATATTGTGATGTTTTCAGAACTGTCTCTGACAGGTTATCCGCCTGAAGATTTAATTTTCCGCGCAGATTTTGAAGACAGATGTGTGGCTCAACTTGGCCGCCTACAAAAGGCCAGTACAGAAACGGCGATTATTGTCGGTCACCCTTGGTACGAAGGGGATGAAATATTCAACGCACTTTCCTTCTTTTATCAAGGAAAACTGCACGCCCGCTATTTTAAACAAGAATTGCCAAACTATGGTGTCTTTGATGAGCCGCGTTACTTTACCGCAGCAGAAAAAACCTGTGTGGTGGAGTTTAAGGGGTATCAATTAGGTTTGTTGATTTGTGAAGACATTTGGTATGACGAACCTGTAGATGCGGTAAAAGGTGCTGGGGCTGAGTTATTATTAACTATCAATGCATCTCCGTATGATATTCATAAAGAACATATGCGTAGCGACTTACTGGTTGATCATTGCCAACGTACACATATGCCTATTGTTTACCTTAACCAAGTCGGTGGGCAAGATGAATTAGTCTTTGATGGTGGCTCTAAAGTTATTGCGAATAAAGGCAAGCAAACTTACAAATTAGCTGAATTTAAAGAGCAGGTTGTTACGGTACAATTTGATGAGCTGGCGTTGGTCACTGAAGGTGGGGTGTTTATTGAAAATGACCCCGTTGCACAGGTATACCAAGCCTTAGTGATGTCGACGCGTGATTATATCAATAAAAATGGTTTCAATGGCGCTATCTTAGGGTTATCTGGTGGGATTGATTCAGGCTTAACGGTGGCAATTGCAGTCGACGCGATTGGTAAAGAGCGAGTGCAAGCCGTTATGATGCCGTTTCGTTATACATCAGAAATGAGCATTCATGATGCCAAAGAACAGGCCGAACTATTAGGTGTGGAATTTGATATTGTCTCCATTGAACCGATGTTTGATTCATTCATGGCGCAATTAAGCCCTATGTTTGAAGGTACTGCGGTTGATACTACTGAAGAAAACTTACAAGCGCGCTGCCGTGCTGTTATCCTAATGGCGATGTCTAACAAGCGCCGCCGTTTAGTCCTAACAACCAGCAATAAGAGTGAATCCGCAGTGGGTTACTCAACCCTGTATGGTGATATGGCAGGTGGCTTTGATG of the Providencia rettgeri genome contains:
- the qseG gene encoding two-component system QseEF-associated lipoprotein QseG codes for the protein MRRTGLSFGALFFTFILSGCVTKNGQSPLETLAQAVVPEVRVTDYRYASCDTIWENDQPTARENALFWLRMMDCADRTETTQAREKASKIEVMNWSDAFQQNILLNSADPTIAERRKMLDSINTYSLSFPTAVRPLLQLWREQQVQIINLSDAGARYKRLQQEMDTKLDRLKEENAKLAFELNTTSRKLENLTDIERQLSSRKKSTNETEKEVESVVEGDKATSTEAVKPAEPPVEQPSSENAK
- a CDS encoding ArsR family transcriptional regulator — translated: MNAASTILNQTENMDAAIRVIEKATGYMFQAALRASVKLNIAEYLKDGPKTSSELAKIIGGKPKVIHKTLRILTTHGIFKIQDDLRFALTPEAEFLLSDHPYSLRQAVLMLTDKTFWMPIYDLDQIILGKPVFKDMFNASFFEYWKKNVHLSDNFDVGMSSMSRVENRYVVDAYDFPENIVIADIAGGLGSLLFEVLKNNPTTKGILFDQPHVLQQTILPQLGDDSRWSTYPGSFFEKCPEADIYLLKYITHDWPEDNVVEILKTIRRAMKPTSKLLIIDCIVADDNKPNIGNDIDLICLSLSPEGGEHTIKEFETLLNNADLKLNKIINTHSHIYILEALPM
- a CDS encoding response regulator, with amino-acid sequence MIKIALVDDHIVVRSGFAQLLTLEPDISVVGQYANAQEAWPNLLNLEIDVAIMDISMPDENGLQLLSRLRQKKPDFRTIILSIYDTPAFVQSALDAGASAYLTKRCGPEELVQAVRSVYQGGCYLCADAMRALRHSPQQQSGLQELTPREREVFDLLVAGLSVKAIAEQLELSHKTVHVHRANVLGKLQCENTIDLVHYALEHNLISRS
- a CDS encoding NAD+ synthase, with product MSRKLNISLAQLNWLVGDIEGNCDRMLQVVSEQAPHTDIVMFSELSLTGYPPEDLIFRADFEDRCVAQLGRLQKASTETAIIVGHPWYEGDEIFNALSFFYQGKLHARYFKQELPNYGVFDEPRYFTAAEKTCVVEFKGYQLGLLICEDIWYDEPVDAVKGAGAELLLTINASPYDIHKEHMRSDLLVDHCQRTHMPIVYLNQVGGQDELVFDGGSKVIANKGKQTYKLAEFKEQVVTVQFDELALVTEGGVFIENDPVAQVYQALVMSTRDYINKNGFNGAILGLSGGIDSGLTVAIAVDAIGKERVQAVMMPFRYTSEMSIHDAKEQAELLGVEFDIVSIEPMFDSFMAQLSPMFEGTAVDTTEENLQARCRAVILMAMSNKRRRLVLTTSNKSESAVGYSTLYGDMAGGFDVLKDVPKTLVFELAKYRNTLSPAIPQRVIDRPPSAELAPGQLDQDSLPPYDILDAILEGYVEKDLSVNDLIKLGFDKDVVRKVVRLVDLNEYKRRQAPVGPRITMRNFGKDRRYPITSGFGRKNWS
- a CDS encoding sensor histidine kinase is translated as MNVLSKWRFFPRSLRQLVVMAFWLVLLPLLVLAYQAYQSLEQLSNQAANINKTTLLDARRSEVMSSLALEMERSYRQYCVLQDATLQTQYQKQFADYQQMFERQKTILPQTSDTSKLIATLAQLKTVTCENNEPTAQVTQALEQFSAENTALVQETRDVIFSRGEQLQKAIANKGQLFGWQSLILFLLSALLVTLFTRMIIGPVKVIERMINRLGTGRTLASNIERFKGPRELRTIAQRIIWLSERLAWLESQRHEFLRHISHELKTPLASMREGTELLADEVAGPLTASQKEVVDILDHSSKHLQQLIEQLLDYNRKLVDDPPEAQLVDLQKLIEDIVNAHNLPARAKNIKTDVRLKVESCLAEPTLLGRVIDNIYSNAVHYGGESGNIWITSRQTDNKLLIEVANTGTPIPESEQSMIFEPFYQGSLQRKGAVKGSGLGLSIAQDCIKQMGGELSLVPSKSADVCFRIELPLTAENE
- the glrR gene encoding two-component system response regulator GlrR is translated as MTNRKSANLLLVDDDPSLLKLLGMRLSSEGFKVTTAESGPEALKILQKEKLDLVISDLRMDEMDGMALFDEIQKAHPNMPVIILTAHGSIPDAVAATQRGVFSFLTKPVDKDALYKAIDDALALSSSPMSDEEWSSGIVTRSPLMIRLLEQAHMVAQSDVSVLINGQSGTGKEVLAQAIHKASPRARKPFIAINCGALPEQLLESELFGHAKGAFTGAVSNREGLFFAASGGTLFLDEIGDMPMPLQVKLLRVLQERKVRPLGSNRDLDIDVRILSATHRNLPKAMEKNEFREDLYYRLNVVNLRIPALNERAEDIPLLANHLLRESASRHKPFVRSFSSDAMKCLMTASWPGNVRQLVNVIEQCVALTTSPVISEALVSQALQGENTALPTFVEARNQFELNYLRKLLQMTKGNVTQAARMAGRNRTEFYKLLGRHDLEANDFKE
- a CDS encoding MASE1 domain-containing protein, with protein sequence MSKSLRLTLQSLFLLFTYSLLWIGLWIIGFYLSENSFQATLFLPQGLRLALMIILWRRYWPTLLLSEGLLNVWLSGEQLLFQPMLLLSPLLSLGVAFIIQDIWWRYTLYWQRLLLLLAGVAANSVLHALLFGWLSAYSISQLFLTTFTGGILLSPFVYLIYEYLHEQHYQMLLDYGTPDKQLRTSLIVWCFLFCVVGLSAQVFFAPEIERLIVLLVFIPNVFMAYRYGWQGGVLSALLGSLIITFARQFHGAFADLEELEMFLSTQALIGIGLGIAISRQKQLASNLQRYRQRLEQELKARRDLMRQLVHTEEDIKKAIARELHDEIGQNITAIQIQSMLVKKTAADPLSHHAASQINELAQQIHQSTRQLLRQLRPPVLDEMSLENALTHLITEFSFAENNIQCHFRYALQETPVNETVLFTLYRLVQELLNNISKHAKATQIHISLEQKGDSIQLIVDDNGVGIPFSKRTSGFGLRGIEERVRALGGDWTLTAQNGTQIIVNLPTF